One genomic segment of Vibrio fluvialis includes these proteins:
- a CDS encoding DUF3069 domain-containing protein has translation MSETTQTEAPKVDLEAISPELRQVLEFDQVPEEMFLMVTSIHEVSEEAVREAWDSLPASAQNVLDNFEQFHALISVSQAFAGLNVMEEFPTLNLPKEMTEQDKEEYRAQLLDQVLHSCVKDMVKQIKKARRDAILKRDFKEVFQK, from the coding sequence ATGTCAGAAACTACACAAACTGAAGCTCCGAAAGTGGACTTAGAAGCCATTTCTCCAGAACTACGCCAGGTGCTTGAATTCGATCAGGTACCCGAAGAGATGTTCCTGATGGTCACCTCTATTCACGAAGTCTCTGAAGAAGCGGTCCGTGAAGCTTGGGATAGCCTGCCAGCTAGCGCACAAAACGTACTGGACAACTTTGAACAGTTCCACGCGCTGATTTCAGTAAGCCAAGCATTTGCTGGCCTAAACGTGATGGAAGAGTTCCCAACCCTGAATCTTCCAAAAGAGATGACTGAGCAAGATAAAGAAGAATACCGTGCTCAGCTGCTGGATCAGGTACTGCACAGCTGTGTGAAAGACATGGTTAAGCAAATTAAGAAAGCGCGTCGTGATGCGATTCTTAAGCGTGATTTCAAAGAAGTGTTTCAGAAGTAA
- the glpD gene encoding glycerol-3-phosphate dehydrogenase, protein MKQNLSSTRFTENEVLDIIIVGGGINGAGIAADAAGRGLKVGMYEAQDFAGATSSASSKLIHGGLRYLEHYEFRLVSEALAEREVLLKKAPHIVKPMRFRLPHRPFLRPAWMIRIGLFLYDNLGKRTSLPASKKVALKAGEVMKPEMKIGFEYSDCWVDDARLVILNAIQAQELGSEVMNYCRVEHASRDGDIWTVTLFDERTQQRFVRKSHALVNATGPWVKQFLDESIHVRSPYGIRLIKGSHIIVPKIHNEEQAYILQNEDQRIVFVIPYLGKYSMIGTTDVEYKGDPRKVAISQEERQYLVDIVNKHFVREISTSDIVSEFSGVRPLCDDESNSPQAITRDYTLSLDQQGEEAPLLSIFGGKLTTYRKLAESAMKHLSPFFPNMKTNWTNESTLPGGEDYVYGNIRNELKRQYPFVNDATLDRWLTCYGSRTRKLLADVASIEDLGTQFSDTLFQREVDYLIENEYAYKVDDIFWRRSKLGIDHDSATIEQVAQYLAKCHSSHVEPALKAVI, encoded by the coding sequence ATGAAACAGAACTTAAGCTCAACACGTTTTACTGAAAATGAAGTGCTCGACATCATCATTGTTGGTGGTGGTATCAATGGCGCAGGTATCGCAGCCGACGCTGCGGGTCGTGGACTGAAAGTGGGTATGTATGAAGCGCAGGATTTTGCCGGCGCAACCTCTTCTGCCAGCTCTAAGCTTATCCATGGTGGTCTGCGCTATCTTGAGCATTATGAGTTTCGTTTAGTGAGTGAAGCACTTGCCGAGCGTGAAGTTCTGTTGAAAAAAGCGCCTCACATTGTAAAGCCGATGCGTTTTCGTTTGCCGCATCGCCCGTTCCTGCGTCCAGCCTGGATGATTCGTATTGGTCTGTTCCTGTACGACAACTTGGGTAAACGTACTTCTTTGCCAGCGAGTAAGAAAGTCGCGCTAAAGGCAGGCGAAGTAATGAAACCGGAAATGAAAATTGGCTTTGAATATTCAGATTGCTGGGTCGATGACGCTCGTTTGGTGATTCTGAACGCGATTCAAGCTCAAGAGCTGGGTTCAGAAGTGATGAACTACTGCCGCGTCGAACACGCAAGCCGCGACGGCGATATCTGGACAGTGACACTGTTTGATGAGCGTACACAACAACGTTTCGTGCGTAAGAGTCACGCTCTGGTTAACGCAACGGGGCCTTGGGTTAAGCAGTTTTTGGACGAAAGCATCCATGTTCGCTCCCCTTACGGCATTCGCCTGATCAAAGGCTCACACATTATCGTGCCGAAGATTCATAACGAAGAACAGGCGTACATTCTGCAGAATGAAGACCAGCGTATCGTATTCGTGATTCCGTACCTGGGTAAATACTCGATGATCGGTACCACTGACGTGGAATACAAAGGCGACCCGCGCAAAGTGGCAATTTCGCAGGAGGAGCGCCAGTATCTGGTCGATATCGTCAATAAACACTTTGTACGCGAAATCAGCACATCAGACATCGTATCTGAATTCAGCGGTGTGCGTCCTTTGTGTGATGATGAATCCAACTCACCACAAGCGATCACGCGTGACTACACGCTGTCGTTGGATCAACAAGGTGAAGAAGCACCACTACTGTCTATCTTTGGCGGTAAACTGACCACATACCGTAAACTGGCTGAGTCCGCGATGAAGCATTTGTCGCCATTCTTCCCGAACATGAAAACAAACTGGACCAACGAATCTACACTGCCAGGCGGCGAAGATTATGTGTACGGTAACATCCGTAACGAACTGAAACGTCAGTACCCGTTCGTCAACGATGCCACGCTGGATCGCTGGCTAACTTGTTACGGCAGCCGTACCCGAAAACTGCTGGCCGATGTCGCATCCATTGAAGATCTGGGTACCCAGTTCAGCGATACGCTGTTCCAACGTGAAGTGGACTACCTGATTGAAAACGAATATGCCTACAAAGTGGATGATATTTTCTGGCGTCGCAGCAAATTGGGTATCGATCACGACAGTGCCACGATTGAACAGGTTGCTCAATACCTTGCAAAGTGTCACTCCTCACACGTTGAGCCTGCCCTCAAAGCCGTGATTTAA
- a CDS encoding AbrB family transcriptional regulator: protein MFERASITNLAQILAIAAVGSLAAQIVTLPLTGLFLSAFAVILLRKRFHHALRIPKTLLMFIQVVLGISVGATISIAELAHTISVPVIVGLVICLMLQTGCSFWWLHKREGWNPFESLLAAVPGAMAAILVISESESKPSPKVVYAHSVRLIILIILAGIVSSNAAEVVKESITLDLEQWSVLAGIVAISMVSGKLSVRFGIPAPYMIASLVIAAACNGIMAPVSIAVPVWLVLFSTSLLGVLIGARLAETTLREAVSYSKAGVMVTIIGMSVAIVTSYIASLLLGMPWMVMLLSWVPGSVEAMTAVALLLGLEPAFVMVNHAIRLLLLYTLPALLKNKLEALRHSES, encoded by the coding sequence ATGTTCGAACGAGCTTCTATCACTAATCTGGCGCAAATTCTGGCAATTGCGGCAGTCGGTTCTCTGGCTGCACAGATTGTTACCTTGCCGCTGACCGGGCTGTTTTTGTCGGCATTTGCGGTGATCCTTCTGCGTAAGCGCTTTCACCATGCGTTGCGTATCCCTAAAACGTTACTGATGTTTATTCAGGTCGTGCTGGGTATCAGCGTTGGCGCGACGATATCAATCGCTGAATTGGCGCATACCATCAGTGTGCCCGTGATTGTTGGCTTGGTGATTTGCTTGATGTTGCAAACGGGATGCAGCTTCTGGTGGCTGCATAAACGTGAAGGCTGGAATCCGTTCGAATCGTTATTGGCAGCAGTGCCGGGCGCGATGGCCGCGATACTGGTGATCAGTGAATCAGAAAGCAAGCCGTCACCGAAAGTCGTTTATGCCCACTCAGTGCGCTTAATCATCCTGATTATTCTGGCTGGTATTGTCTCCAGTAATGCTGCGGAAGTGGTGAAAGAGAGTATCACGCTGGATCTAGAGCAGTGGAGTGTGCTGGCTGGAATCGTCGCCATCAGTATGGTGAGCGGCAAGCTATCGGTACGATTCGGTATCCCGGCGCCTTACATGATCGCTTCGTTAGTCATTGCCGCTGCGTGTAACGGGATTATGGCGCCAGTTTCCATTGCGGTGCCCGTATGGTTGGTGCTCTTTTCCACCTCTTTATTGGGCGTATTGATTGGTGCCAGATTGGCCGAGACTACACTGCGTGAAGCCGTTTCCTATTCAAAAGCGGGGGTGATGGTCACCATCATTGGGATGTCGGTTGCGATTGTAACTTCCTATATCGCCTCTCTTTTACTCGGAATGCCTTGGATGGTCATGCTGCTGTCTTGGGTTCCGGGCAGTGTCGAAGCGATGACCGCGGTAGCCCTGCTGCTGGGTTTAGAACCCGCGTTTGTGATGGTTAACCACGCTATTCGCTTGCTGTTGCTTTATACGTTGCCCGCATTGTTGAAAAACAAGCTGGAAGCGCTGCGTCACAGTGAAAGCTGA
- a CDS encoding LysR family transcriptional regulator, with the protein MLNPNWLATFKTLIETGHFTQTAEKLFMTQPGVSQHVRKLEEACGHTLIKRINKTFEITEQGKMMYDYACQQEQNERNLLIKLGEDDPFSGRYKLACSGAMALTLYPQLLDIQHQHPGLSIEVEAAPNLRIMRQIEDGDADVGIVTYVPNQSMLQVEEIGQEPLFIVVPKGYEQRCHRPETLLELGLVSHPDAEHYLSLYLSRCGDEALRNLDTARLKVKSYVNQINQILIPVAKGLGFTLLPKSAISSFVDQSNIAVWQSETQVYETLYLIHKRHRVLPQRMAYLNQALKTMLSPCLRAVT; encoded by the coding sequence ATGTTGAATCCGAACTGGTTGGCAACCTTCAAAACTCTGATTGAAACGGGTCACTTTACCCAGACCGCCGAGAAGCTGTTTATGACCCAGCCAGGGGTGAGTCAGCATGTCAGGAAACTTGAAGAAGCGTGTGGTCATACCCTGATTAAGCGCATCAATAAAACATTTGAGATCACTGAGCAGGGCAAAATGATGTATGACTACGCCTGCCAACAAGAACAAAATGAACGTAACCTACTGATTAAACTCGGTGAGGATGATCCTTTTTCTGGCCGCTATAAGTTGGCGTGTTCGGGAGCGATGGCGTTGACGTTATATCCGCAGCTTTTGGATATTCAGCATCAACATCCTGGGTTATCGATTGAAGTGGAAGCAGCGCCTAATCTGCGCATCATGCGTCAAATCGAGGATGGAGACGCGGATGTGGGCATTGTGACTTACGTGCCTAATCAAAGCATGTTGCAAGTAGAAGAAATCGGGCAGGAGCCGTTGTTTATTGTGGTGCCCAAAGGGTATGAGCAGCGCTGCCATCGACCAGAAACGCTGTTGGAACTGGGATTAGTCAGTCACCCTGATGCGGAGCATTACTTGTCACTTTACTTGTCACGCTGTGGTGATGAAGCGCTTCGCAATCTGGATACCGCCCGTCTCAAAGTGAAAAGTTATGTTAATCAAATCAATCAGATACTGATACCTGTTGCGAAAGGGTTGGGGTTTACTTTGTTACCGAAGTCGGCGATCAGTAGCTTTGTTGATCAGAGCAACATTGCAGTATGGCAGAGCGAAACCCAAGTGTATGAAACCTTATATCTGATACACAAACGTCACCGCGTATTACCTCAGCGCATGGCGTATCTTAATCAGGCATTAAAAACGATGCTATCCCCCTGTTTACGCGCAGTGACCTGA
- a CDS encoding lactoylglutathione lyase family protein, whose protein sequence is MSNTYPRVFSHIGISVPDLDAAVKFYTEVLGWYVIMQPTEIIEDDSAIGEMCTDVFGSGWERFRIAHLSTGDRIGIELFEFKNQQNPEDNFEYWKTGIFHFAVQDPDIEALAEKIVAAGGKKRMAAPRFYYPGEKPYRMIYMEDPFGNILELYSHSYELHYSAGAYN, encoded by the coding sequence ATGTCTAATACTTATCCACGCGTTTTCTCTCACATTGGCATCTCAGTGCCCGATCTGGATGCCGCCGTAAAATTTTATACTGAAGTGCTGGGCTGGTACGTCATTATGCAGCCTACTGAAATTATTGAAGATGATTCAGCGATCGGCGAAATGTGTACCGACGTGTTTGGCTCAGGCTGGGAACGTTTTCGTATCGCTCATCTGTCAACTGGCGATCGGATTGGTATTGAGCTGTTTGAATTCAAGAACCAACAAAACCCGGAAGACAACTTCGAATACTGGAAAACAGGTATCTTCCACTTTGCGGTGCAAGATCCAGACATTGAAGCGCTTGCTGAAAAAATCGTCGCCGCTGGCGGTAAAAAACGCATGGCCGCACCACGATTCTATTACCCGGGTGAAAAGCCTTATCGCATGATTTACATGGAAGACCCATTCGGTAACATTCTTGAGCTTTATAGCCACAGCTACGAACTTCACTACTCTGCTGGCGCCTACAACTGA
- a CDS encoding HPP family protein has protein sequence MNHLKSALLAGFAATCAIGLLSYADAWSSAGLWLMAPFGATAVLVFGVPDSPLAQPKNVIFGHLITASVGLAFVHWLPVEPWSLAIATGLAISLMLVTKTTHPPAGANPLLIMLTGQSWLFLVTPVLIGALVIVLCGQLNQLWSRKWLSARQSRA, from the coding sequence ATGAATCATTTGAAGTCCGCTTTGCTCGCCGGATTCGCGGCAACCTGTGCGATTGGTTTACTTTCTTACGCAGATGCCTGGAGCAGTGCGGGGCTATGGTTAATGGCGCCATTTGGGGCAACAGCAGTTTTGGTTTTTGGTGTGCCGGACAGTCCCTTGGCGCAACCAAAGAACGTGATTTTCGGTCACCTGATTACTGCGTCAGTGGGGCTTGCATTTGTGCATTGGCTGCCCGTGGAGCCATGGAGCTTGGCGATTGCCACAGGGCTTGCGATCAGTTTGATGTTAGTGACCAAAACTACGCATCCGCCGGCAGGCGCTAATCCGTTACTGATCATGTTAACCGGGCAAAGTTGGTTATTTCTGGTAACACCGGTTTTGATTGGTGCGTTGGTGATTGTATTGTGTGGCCAGCTAAATCAGCTCTGGAGCAGAAAGTGGCTGTCTGCTCGTCAAAGCAGAGCTTGA
- a CDS encoding TetR/AcrR family transcriptional regulator produces the protein MSDKREQLIQTALLLFYQYGIRAIGINEVLKQSGIAKKTLYHHFSSKEDLVLAALQYRDAIFLDWLRGEVKSFHPGLEAMQGLFTALDRWFHNDVPELNPFRGCFFINTAVEYREDNPQLAEYCRAHKAKVRDLVRQCLTDGQAQQAELLDTLCVLKEGAIVTAQVNGDMNAARPILSLLPRLLA, from the coding sequence ATGAGTGACAAGCGCGAGCAGTTGATCCAAACCGCACTGCTGCTGTTTTATCAATATGGTATTCGGGCAATTGGGATTAACGAGGTGCTCAAACAATCGGGCATTGCTAAGAAAACGCTCTATCACCACTTCAGCAGCAAAGAAGATTTGGTGCTGGCAGCATTGCAATATCGTGATGCCATCTTTCTTGATTGGTTACGCGGAGAAGTTAAATCCTTTCATCCAGGCTTAGAGGCCATGCAAGGATTATTTACCGCACTGGATCGCTGGTTTCACAACGACGTACCAGAACTGAATCCGTTTCGCGGCTGCTTTTTTATCAACACCGCCGTTGAGTATCGGGAAGATAATCCGCAGTTGGCCGAGTACTGTCGAGCGCACAAAGCCAAAGTCCGCGACTTAGTGCGTCAATGCCTGACCGACGGACAAGCCCAGCAGGCAGAGTTGCTGGACACGTTGTGTGTGCTGAAAGAAGGAGCCATCGTGACAGCGCAGGTCAACGGCGACATGAATGCCGCCCGGCCCATTTTGAGTTTGCTGCCACGTTTGTTGGCTTAA
- a CDS encoding D-2-hydroxyacid dehydrogenase family protein, producing the protein MKIAILDDYQDVVRGLKVFQLLDGYDVTVFNHTFETDEALALALAPFDALVLIRERTVITESLLARCPNLKLISQTGKVSNHIDVDLCHRYDVEIAEGIGSPTAPAELCWALIMSASRHIPQYITQFQQGYWQQNDGLGLGRVLAGQTLGIWGYGKIGQKIAQYAKVFGMPVLVWGSEASRQLADEHGFSAAESQAEFFASADIISLHLRLNEATRGIVTYQDLAAMKSDALFVNTSRAELVEPNALYRAMTEFPTRLAAVDVYEQEPCEAGTQPLLNLTNVLCTPHLGYVERQSYELYFKHAFDNVVAFAKGQPTNLVARK; encoded by the coding sequence ATGAAGATCGCAATTCTGGATGACTATCAGGATGTAGTACGCGGGTTGAAAGTCTTTCAACTGTTGGATGGCTATGACGTGACGGTGTTTAACCACACGTTTGAGACGGACGAAGCGTTGGCGCTTGCTTTAGCGCCTTTTGATGCCTTGGTGCTGATCCGCGAGCGCACCGTGATCACCGAATCATTGCTGGCCCGCTGTCCCAACCTGAAGCTCATCAGCCAAACGGGTAAAGTCAGTAATCATATTGATGTCGATCTGTGTCATCGCTATGACGTTGAGATCGCAGAGGGGATTGGCTCACCGACTGCTCCTGCAGAGTTGTGTTGGGCACTGATTATGTCCGCCTCTCGCCATATTCCGCAGTATATAACGCAGTTTCAACAAGGGTATTGGCAGCAAAATGACGGACTAGGGCTAGGGCGAGTGCTCGCCGGACAAACTCTCGGTATCTGGGGTTATGGCAAAATTGGCCAGAAAATCGCGCAGTATGCCAAGGTGTTTGGTATGCCAGTGTTAGTGTGGGGCAGTGAGGCATCACGCCAACTTGCTGATGAGCACGGTTTCAGCGCTGCGGAAAGTCAGGCCGAATTCTTCGCCAGCGCAGATATTATCTCGTTGCACCTGAGACTGAATGAGGCCACGCGCGGCATTGTGACGTATCAGGATCTTGCCGCGATGAAATCGGATGCGTTGTTTGTGAACACGAGTCGAGCAGAGCTGGTGGAACCTAATGCGTTGTATCGTGCAATGACAGAATTCCCAACCCGCCTTGCAGCGGTTGATGTGTATGAGCAAGAACCTTGTGAAGCAGGCACGCAGCCGTTACTAAACCTTACCAATGTGCTGTGCACGCCGCATCTGGGCTACGTCGAGCGGCAAAGCTACGAGCTCTATTTCAAGCATGCCTTTGACAACGTTGTCGCGTTTGCCAAAGGGCAACCAACTAATCTGGTTGCGCGCAAATAA
- a CDS encoding O-methyltransferase, with the protein MQNKLSPEMQTLLNALEQQGINNDAQQQDRNFKYLNITRDTGEFLYWLVKSCQVERILELGTSNGYSTLWFAAALPEDGQIFTIERSEHKVAEAMANFKRVGVEHSIDILVGDVLEQIHHAPQEIDLVFMDTQRSVYPQLIEPVLARLKPGGVIVVDNAISHANEIQTFVDYFERRDEFTTSLLTVGKGEYLIYKSV; encoded by the coding sequence ATGCAAAACAAACTCAGCCCGGAGATGCAGACTCTGTTGAATGCACTGGAACAGCAGGGAATCAACAATGACGCTCAGCAGCAGGATAGAAATTTCAAGTACCTTAACATCACCCGTGATACCGGAGAGTTTCTCTATTGGTTAGTCAAAAGCTGTCAGGTTGAACGCATACTGGAACTGGGTACATCAAATGGCTATTCGACGCTATGGTTCGCGGCTGCACTGCCTGAAGACGGGCAAATCTTTACGATCGAGCGCAGCGAACATAAAGTGGCAGAGGCCATGGCCAACTTTAAGCGGGTTGGGGTTGAACATTCGATCGATATATTAGTCGGCGATGTGCTTGAACAGATACACCATGCACCCCAAGAGATTGATTTGGTGTTTATGGATACTCAGCGCAGTGTATATCCTCAATTGATTGAACCTGTGTTAGCGCGCTTAAAACCTGGTGGCGTGATTGTGGTCGACAACGCCATTTCGCACGCAAACGAGATACAAACTTTTGTCGACTACTTTGAGCGGCGTGACGAATTTACCACCAGTCTTCTCACGGTCGGCAAAGGGGAATACCTGATCTATAAGTCCGTGTGA
- a CDS encoding DUF4336 domain-containing protein, giving the protein MHAIGENIWIVDGEAVPFFTLPYTTRMAVVRQANYKLWIHSPIRLTPELQQEIDALGEVEYLIAPNHLHHLFVHDWQQAYPNARTYGTQQVIDKRPDLRFDGVLNAEFVSPWHEEIAYLLFTGSKVMQEAVFFHRASATLIVTDLIENFSPKAFGGWKMSLAKAAGVVAPHGKMPLDWRLSFIFHKREAKQHLDTMLTWQPHQIVMAHGERITENGTAFLRRSFSWLQ; this is encoded by the coding sequence ATGCATGCAATTGGCGAAAATATCTGGATTGTAGATGGAGAGGCGGTGCCTTTCTTTACTTTGCCTTATACCACTCGAATGGCTGTGGTCAGGCAAGCTAACTATAAACTCTGGATTCATAGTCCGATTCGTTTGACACCTGAACTGCAACAAGAGATTGATGCGTTGGGGGAGGTGGAATACTTGATCGCGCCCAATCATCTGCACCATCTGTTCGTCCATGACTGGCAACAAGCCTATCCTAATGCTCGTACCTACGGTACACAGCAGGTCATCGATAAACGGCCGGATCTCCGCTTTGATGGCGTGTTGAATGCAGAGTTCGTTAGCCCTTGGCATGAAGAGATCGCTTATCTGCTCTTTACCGGTTCTAAGGTGATGCAGGAGGCGGTCTTTTTTCATCGCGCTAGTGCGACGCTGATTGTGACTGACCTGATTGAAAACTTCTCACCCAAAGCGTTTGGCGGCTGGAAAATGTCCCTAGCCAAAGCAGCCGGTGTGGTGGCACCTCACGGAAAAATGCCACTGGATTGGCGTCTCAGCTTTATCTTCCATAAACGTGAGGCGAAGCAGCATCTCGATACCATGTTGACCTGGCAACCCCATCAAATCGTGATGGCGCACGGTGAACGCATTACCGAAAACGGCACCGCATTTTTGCGACGCTCATTTAGCTGGTTGCAATAA
- a CDS encoding LysE family translocator, with protein MEYLWATILFAISSSVTPGPNNIMVMTSGLNFGVKKSLPLLTGICVGFTVMLLLVGLGFGQLFDLFPMLHLLIKCIGTAYLLYLAWLIARSSDAIQTAAQTQPFGFMKGALFQWVNAKAWVVATGAIAAFTTVGANFVTQNLTIAATFFVVSFPCVGVWLMFGSLLKKWLQSPKQRQWFNWVMAALLVVSVIPVVREIVYQLNV; from the coding sequence ATGGAATATTTGTGGGCGACGATTCTGTTTGCGATCTCCTCATCGGTTACGCCCGGCCCCAATAACATTATGGTGATGACGTCGGGGCTTAACTTTGGCGTAAAGAAGAGTTTGCCTCTGCTGACCGGGATTTGTGTCGGATTTACGGTGATGTTGCTGTTGGTCGGGCTTGGATTTGGCCAGCTGTTTGATCTCTTTCCCATGTTGCACCTGCTCATTAAATGCATCGGTACGGCCTATTTACTTTATCTTGCCTGGTTGATTGCCCGCTCATCGGATGCCATTCAGACGGCGGCACAAACTCAACCGTTTGGTTTTATGAAAGGGGCGCTTTTTCAGTGGGTGAATGCCAAAGCCTGGGTGGTGGCAACCGGAGCGATTGCGGCTTTCACCACGGTAGGAGCAAACTTTGTCACTCAGAATCTGACCATCGCGGCGACCTTTTTTGTTGTCTCTTTTCCTTGTGTCGGCGTATGGCTGATGTTTGGGTCGTTACTCAAAAAATGGCTTCAGTCTCCAAAGCAACGACAATGGTTTAACTGGGTGATGGCGGCCTTATTAGTGGTATCGGTCATTCCTGTCGTACGAGAAATTGTGTATCAACTGAACGTGTGA
- a CDS encoding GNAT family N-acetyltransferase yields the protein MKLVSPHLNYQRAFANFYQDFVTHDPDNAAYYEPSQHDFGQYVLQLNDQARGIGLPPGYVPCNHFWLVDDEERVIGAIRIRHHIENDFLRLECGHIGYDVAPSHRRKGAGCQMLSLALQHAHDLGIERALLVADSNNWASRGVIERNGGVFESLIWGDVFGCELARYWIETDRSVS from the coding sequence TTGAAACTAGTCTCTCCTCATCTCAATTATCAGCGTGCATTTGCGAATTTTTATCAGGATTTTGTTACCCATGATCCTGACAATGCCGCTTATTACGAGCCCAGCCAGCATGATTTCGGACAATATGTGCTGCAACTTAATGATCAAGCTCGGGGCATTGGTTTACCACCGGGCTATGTGCCTTGCAACCATTTCTGGCTGGTGGATGATGAAGAGCGAGTGATTGGCGCCATCCGTATCAGGCACCATATTGAGAATGACTTTTTGCGTCTGGAATGTGGTCATATCGGTTACGACGTTGCGCCATCACATCGTAGAAAAGGGGCCGGGTGCCAGATGCTGTCTCTCGCTCTGCAACACGCACACGATTTAGGCATTGAACGTGCACTGCTGGTCGCGGACTCGAACAACTGGGCGTCGAGAGGGGTAATCGAACGCAATGGTGGCGTGTTTGAAAGCCTGATCTGGGGAGATGTATTTGGGTGTGAACTGGCGCGTTACTGGATTGAAACGGACCGCTCGGTGAGCTGA
- a CDS encoding cysteine hydrolase family protein, translating to MKNKALLIIDVQESLFEPVPKPYAAKDVIRNINTLSKWAREQGYPVIFIQHEEPEYPELKYESEGWQLQHDLNTEEGDLFVRKTTPDSFHHTDLRSLLEEQDIDELIICGYASDFCVDTTTRRAAALGYAIKLATDAHTTHDKPHASAELIRHHHSFVLSHISSFRVPIKAMTTTEICQCAD from the coding sequence ATGAAAAATAAAGCGTTACTGATTATCGATGTTCAGGAATCCCTTTTCGAACCTGTCCCCAAGCCTTACGCGGCTAAAGATGTGATTCGCAATATCAATACCCTGAGCAAATGGGCCCGAGAGCAAGGCTATCCCGTTATCTTCATTCAGCATGAAGAGCCGGAATACCCTGAACTCAAGTATGAGAGTGAAGGCTGGCAACTGCAGCACGATTTGAATACCGAAGAAGGTGATCTGTTCGTTCGCAAAACCACGCCGGATTCGTTCCATCACACGGATCTGCGTTCGTTGTTGGAAGAGCAGGATATCGATGAGCTGATCATTTGCGGGTATGCCTCGGATTTCTGCGTTGATACTACCACTCGTCGTGCGGCAGCATTGGGGTACGCCATCAAACTGGCAACCGATGCCCATACTACGCACGATAAACCGCATGCTTCAGCGGAACTGATTCGTCATCACCACTCTTTTGTGTTGTCACATATCTCCAGTTTTCGAGTCCCGATTAAAGCCATGACCACCACCGAAATCTGCCAATGTGCGGATTAG
- a CDS encoding DJ-1/PfpI family protein, with amino-acid sequence MNIAIYIYDDAEVLDFSGPFEVLSTAKRLAGNDWNVFFVAQHDTLVKARGGYLVNPHYCFQNHPPIDVLIVVGGVHTAELEKTEVLDWIRGAARETKEVASVCTGAFLLAQAGVLTDQPVTTHWEDIADFRAMFPALDVQEKVRWVRSGNITTSAGISAGIDMSLYLVSVLDSMSLAERTARQMEYDWNKTQQ; translated from the coding sequence ATGAATATCGCGATTTATATTTATGATGACGCTGAAGTGCTCGATTTTTCCGGGCCGTTTGAGGTGCTCAGTACAGCAAAACGTTTAGCAGGCAATGATTGGAATGTCTTTTTCGTGGCGCAACATGACACCTTGGTCAAGGCGCGCGGTGGGTATTTGGTGAATCCCCATTATTGCTTCCAGAATCATCCACCGATTGATGTTTTGATTGTGGTTGGTGGTGTACACACCGCAGAACTGGAAAAGACTGAGGTGCTCGATTGGATTCGCGGCGCTGCAAGAGAGACCAAAGAAGTGGCTTCTGTGTGCACCGGGGCCTTTTTGCTCGCGCAGGCTGGTGTTTTAACTGACCAGCCAGTGACCACGCACTGGGAAGACATCGCTGATTTTAGAGCGATGTTTCCGGCGCTTGATGTGCAGGAAAAGGTGCGTTGGGTTCGCAGCGGCAATATTACGACGTCGGCCGGGATTTCTGCCGGCATTGATATGAGTTTGTATCTGGTGTCAGTACTTGACTCAATGTCTTTGGCAGAACGTACCGCAAGACAAATGGAATACGATTGGAATAAAACTCAACAATGA